GCCACCATTAAGTTTTCTAAGGTAGGCTGTCCTTGTTCAATACGAAGGCGATATAAGTTTCCTAGGTGATGATAAGCTGCTCCTAGCTTGACGTTTGAAGCTTGTTGGGCGTGTAATTCTTCTATCTCCTCCAAAATTTGCTTGACTTGTAAGTTGTGTTCATCGTCTTGAGCAATTGCCGTGTTCATCGTTGCTAGTACTAGCTCTGCTAACTCTTTGCTAATATGAGATGTCTGCTGAGGCAATGAGCTATCCTTGGTACTGACTTTATCAGTGGATTCCTCTTGAAGAGGTTGGTTTGTTAATTTTTCCGATTTTGACGGAGGAACCTCCTGCGGTTTTTGTCCACTATTCACTAATGTTTTTGTTGGAAAATCGAAATCATCTTGAATGACTGATTCTTCTAAAATAGGTTGCTCAACATTGGCTAACTCCAAACTTCTAGAACCAGAAAAACGTTCTGGTGAGGTTTTGTTTTGATTTGTCGGTGTGGGTTCTCCAGCGAAGACAAAAACACCAGTACGGTAACGCCAAAACTGTGGTGCTGATTGCTGGATAGCATATAACCAAGGACGCGGCACCCACAACAGTAAACTGGATTCAAAGTTAGACAGTTGTTGCTCAGTCAAACGCAGATAGTGCAAAAATAGCCGCTGTACTGCTACTGGTTGTTTAGTGAGATGTTCTACACCTACAATCTGAAACGCTGGTACTGGTAATGATCGCCCTGGATTGTCTTTCGATGCTCCAACAATCGGTGGTGGATAATTAGATAACCACTGATTTATCTGAGCTATAAGATTAGGATCGCTTAAATTCAGCCGCAAGGTGACTAATCGGGGATAGGCTGGTGTGCTAGCTTCCTGTGTATTTGATGGCTGATACAGCACTTGCCCAACAGGATAAGCCAAAGTTGAATGCAAACGCGCCGCCACCTGATTTCTCAGGTTTAAATCATCACACACCGCCAAAAAGATTTGTCGTCTTAAACCGAGACTAAGAGCAAGTTTTAGGCGATGATACACTTGCCGATTCCACGCAAAATTATCTGAGTGTGTACTTTCATTTACGCTCATGGCGGCTAGAGAGCCAAAACGCAGTGGATATACCCCCTTGGGGTGCATGCAAACAGCCAGTAAATCTAACCATGACTAGAATTTTCAGGTCATTGTTGCTTTGCTCAGGATAAATCTATTCATGGAAAGATCAAAGAAGCTAAGTATACAATTACACTTTAAACCGAAAAAATCTTTGAAATAACTTATTATAAATATTTATTATATATAACAATAACCCAGGCTCCGATAAAACCCTGAGCCTGAGAAAACTTAAAAAATGAAATTACTAAGTTCCTAATATAACTCTTTATCAACCAAGGGCGGAAACAGAGAAAGCGACAAAAATCAAGGCACTAACTAAAATTGTAGCAGTAATTCCCAATATAACGTAGTTTCGCTTTTGACCATCGCTAGGAATTTCTGCTTTATAAATTTTGGGTTCACGGGCAAAGTTATTTAGACGACCACCCTCTTCAGTTGTGTAAGGCATGAGTATAATTCCTTATTATGTTCATTCATTTAATTTAACATAAACGTTATATTTGCTCTTAAACATATGATACAAATCGTTATTTTAGTCATTAGTTAGGGAACAGGGAACAGGGAACAGTTCCCTGTGTTTCTTAAAAGTTTGATTCAGGACTAACTAGTAATCGTCCCAGTCAAGGGTGAACTGGCAATAGCATAACTTTTGAGAGGCATTCTGCCAGCAAGATAAGCCAAACGACCTGCAACTGTTGCCAAATTCATGGCATGAGCCATTGCAGGCGAGTTTTGTGCCAGGGCGATCGCACTATTAATCAACAAAGCATCTGCGCCCATTTCCATTGCTTGCGCCGCCTCTGAAGGTGCTCCAATGCCCGCATCTACCACCACTGGCACCTTAGCATTTTCAATGATGATTTGAATATTTGCAGTCGTTTTCAATCCTTGTCCGGAACCAATGGGTGAGGCTAAAGGCATCACCGTTGCACAGCCAGCTTCTTCCAAATGCCTCGCCAGCATAGGGTCTGCATTGATATAAGGCAACACAGCAAAACCTTCTTTCACCAACTGTTCTGCTGCTTGTAAAGTACCAATCGGATCTGGTAGCAAATACTTAGGGTCAGGAATCACTTCTAATTTAACGAAGTTGTTGTCTTCCTGTCCTAAAAGTTTTGCCATCTCTCGCCCCAAACGTGCGACGCGAATTGCCTCTTCTGCTGTTTGACAACCGGCGGTATTAGGTAACATCCAGATTTTTGTCCAATCTAATGCTTCGGCTAAACCTTCATGTCCTGGGGCATTGGTTTGTACTCGCCTTACCGCAACAGTGACAATTTGACAACCACTTGCAGTCACACTTTGCTGCATATCCTCGATGCTGCGATACTTGCCAGTTCCCGTCATCAAGCGAGATTGGAAAGTTTTTCCGGCTATTTGGAGTGGTGAATCTTCCAAAGTGCTGAGTTCTGAGTTTCGTAGCTGAGATTTGTCGAAGTTCTCAGTTGTGAGTTCTGAATTCTGAGTTTTGAGTGTGGGGTAAGTAACCATTGGGGTAGTAGATGACTTGGTGTGGAAGCGCGAGTAGTGGAAATCACAGAGTAAAGGGTCTGTTTTTTGTTCGAGAATCAAATCAGCCAGCAATCTTGCTGTTATAGGTGCTAGAAGAATACCATTACGATAATGACCTGTGGCAATGGTTAAGTTTTCACAAGGACTGGTGCCAAGAATAGGTAATTCATCTGGAGTTGCAGGACGAAATCCCCACCATAACTCCTGAATGGGGTAATTTTGTATTTGAGGAAATAGACGAATAGCTCTTTGTAGTAAGGTTTGAATTCCTACTGGTGTGTTGTGGGGAGTTAAACCGACATCTTCAACTGTCGCACCAATAATAATTCGTCTGTCGCGCCTCGGTACTATGTAAATTTTCTCTCCATACAAAACCCGTGTCAAGGGCAAATCTGGCACAAATTCTGGTACTTTCACACTCAGCATTTGACCTTTGACAGGACGCACCGGCAAAGGAAACAATGAATTTGACCAAGCACCTGCTGCCAAAACGTAATGTTGTGCATGAAGGACTCCTGTACTCGTTTGCACACCAACAACTTGCCGTTGCTGCTGTTGAATTCCTTCTACGACAATACCTTCTTTGAGTTCAACGCCAAGGGATTTAGCCGCTGCTAGCAGGGCTTGCGCTAATGCCCTATTATCTACTTGTGCGTCTTCAGGATACCACCAACCCCCAAGGACTTCTTCTCCCAATCCTGGCTGATATTGATGAATGGCTTCTTTTTCTAGCCAGTAAGCAGGGGAAGAGGAATCAGGGAGAGAAGTTTCCCTCCCTCTGTCACTCTTTTCCTGTTTCGCCGCTTTTTCCCCTTGTCCCCTTGTCTGGTCTTGATAAACTGGAGCCAGGATACCGCAGGACCAATAACCAGTATTGATACTAGTAAACTCTTCGAGCTTACGCGTCCAGTCAGGGTATAAATACAGAGAGCGCGTGCATAACTCTTGCATTGCCTGGTCTGAGATTCTTTCAGCACCAGGTGCTAACATCCCAGCTGCAGCATGAGTCGCAGCAGCCTGAATATCGCGGCTGACAACTGTTACTTTGGCACCGCGTAACTTTAATTCAATGGCGATCGCCATACTGATGACGCCGCCACCAATAATTAAAACGTCACTAGTCATTAGTCATTAGTCATTAGTGATTAGTCAAGAGTCAATAGTCAATTGTCAATGGACTTTGGACTAATAACTCGTGACTTATAACTCATAACGCATAACTCATAACTTGTAACTCATAAGTTGCAACTTCTAACTTATGAGCTACTACCATAAGGCACGAATTGGTTCGTTGCTCTGATTCTGATTTGTGTCTTTAGGTGATTGATTGTTTCCTGATGATTTACCACCTGATGATTGACCACCTGTTGGCTGGTTGTCAACAGCGTCTGTGTCATCATCTTGTTTTTGGCTATTATTTGTATTGCTGTTCTGATTTGTCTGAGCAGTAATGTTGTTTTTCCTGTCCGCAGAACCGTTTCCAGCCGCAGTGCTATTAACATTAATATTAGCTGGGAGAACTTTTGATTCTTTCGGTGCTTGTGTAGTTGTGGGTGTAGGTGCTTGTGCACTATTTTGTCCACCCATAGGAAAACTAATGCCTAGCAATGTCCCGAGCAAAATTGCTAAGCCTCCAGCCATAAGAATAAGTGGTGTCCATCTACCCATATCGTTAATTTCTCCGTCTTAAGCTTGTGATGTCCAAAGTTTTTGAGAACCTGGGGTTCCGCTGAAAATTAATTAAATCTTGTCAGTTTCACATTGCCCAAAACCTTGGTTTGACATGGCTTACGCACCCAAGATAACCGAAGAATGGGGAGCTAGTGACCGCCGCGTTTTTTGCGCTTGAGCTATTGACACTTTACCTTCTAGAAGAACTGCACAAGGATCGCAGCTACCAAGGTTCCAATAGTCTACTACCTTAGCATCGTTATTGTAGAGGTCAACACCTTTTTGCAGCAATATTTGCGGCAGATTGGCTCCGCGTTCGCCCGTATAGTGCCAAGGCGTTTCTGAATGAAACTCTTGTCCTTGTCTGACAAGGGCGAGTAGCCCAGCTGTCTTACCTTGAGTTTGTGCCTTGGGCATTTGTGATCACTAAATTAGGTTTTTGTTGTATTGTAACAATTCATTTCGATGCCGAAAAATACAGAAACAATATATAATCGATAACTCAAGACTCGAAAAAACTCAAGTCGCTTGTGCATATTTCTGTTGACACTATACAATTAGCGGTAGAGAGCAGGGGCGCTACACTCAACACCCCCACTTTACAATGATGGGGAATCCTGCCGAAACCTCAAATAAACGATGCTTGACTTACCAGTTCTGAGTTTAAAGCAATGAGTCCGGAAGTATTTTATCTTAATTTTTCTTATTGGACTCAGAACTCTGATTACGCCGAAGAAACGGTATTTGTACTCTGGTGAAATCCTCCAAATTGTTTGACGAGGACATTCTAAATTCTGTGTTCTGAATTCTCCTCAATAAAGAAGTGCTCTGCGTAACTTTGATTGTCCTATCCTTAAGTATACTTACACATTACCTTGAAAGTTGTCTCCAAGAGTTCGTATCTTATGACCGCAAATTCCTCACACCAACTTTGGATCTATGACACAACGCTACGGGATGGCACTCAACGTGAAGGGTTATCGGTGTCCATAGAAGATAAATTACGCATTGCCCGGAGATTAGATCAACTGGGAATTCCTTTTATAGAAGGAGGTTGGCCTGGGGCAAATCCCAAAGATGTACAATTTTTCTGGCATCTCCAAGAAGAGCCGCTTCAACAAGCAGAGATTGTTGCGTTTTGCTACACCCGACGTCCTCAGAAAACAGCAGGAGATGATCCAATGTTGCAAGCAATTCTTGCTGCTGGCACTCGGTGGGTGACAATTGTTGGTAAGTCTTGGGATTTACACGTCACAGAAGGACTCAGAACAACCCTCACAGAAAATTTAGCGATGATACAGGATACGATTGAGTATCTTCGTTCTCAAGGACGTCGTGTGATATACGATGCAGAACACTGGTTTGATGGCTATAAGCAAAATCCAGATTACGCTTTACAGACCCTAAAGACCGCAATCTCTGCTGGTGCTGAATGGATAGCTCTTTGCGATACGAATGGCGGCACTTTACCCCATGAAATGACTCAAATTGTCACAGATGTGGTAAAAGCAATTCCCGACAATACTCAACTAGGAATTCATACTCACAACGATTCTGATACCGCAGTTGCCAACGCTTTGGCTGCTGTCATGGCAGGAGTGAAGATGGTACAAGGTACCATCAACGGATATGGTGAGCGCTGCGGTAATGCCAACCTCTGTTCGTTAATTCCCAATTTACAACTGAAGCTAGGTTACACGTGTATTGAAGATAGTCGATTGTCGGAACTGACACAAACCAGTCGCTTTGTAAGTGAAGTTGTTAATCTTGCTCCTGACGAACATGCTGCCTTTGTGGGACGTTCGGCTTTTGCTCACAAAGGTGGTCTTCATGTATCGGCTGTGGAACGCAATCCTCTGACTTACGAACACATTCAACCAGAACAAGTCGGAAATTGTCGCCGCATTGTAATTTCTGAACAGTCTGGAATGAGTAACGTTTTAGCAAAAGCTCGCACTTTTGGTATTGAACTGGATAAGAATAATCCAGCAACAGGGGAAATTCTGCAACGTCTCAAAGCTTTAGAGAGCGAAGGATATCAATTTGAAGCAGCAGACGCAAGTTTTGAGTTGTTGATGCGCCAAGCGTTAGGTCGTCGCCAGTCTTTCTTTGAAATCAAAGGTTTTCAAGTTCATTGTGATTTGGTTGAGGGGAAAGAAACGACTAACGCTGTCGCCACTATAAAAGTTGCTGTCAAGAATAGAGATATTCTAGAAGCGGCGGATGGAAACGGACCGGTTGCAGCTTTGGATGCTGCTTTACGCAAGGCTTTGAGGAATTTCTATCCCCAGATAGCTGAGTTTGAGTTAACAGATTATAAAGTACGGATTCTGAATGGACACACGGGGACTGCAGCGAAAACCCGCGTTTTGGTAGAGTCGCGTAATAGTCATCAACGCTGGACAACAGTGGGCGTTTCCACAAATATTTTGGAGGCTTCTTATCAAGCTGTGGTAGAAGGTTTAGAATACGGTCTTCTGTTACACTCTCAAGCTGAGGCAGCTTTGAGTACTTCGAGTGGAAACTGAACCATCATTGATGATGAGTTGTGAGTTTATTGTCAAGATTGCCAATCCCAGACAATTTATTAAAGCTCCCACACCACGAAGGTGATTGGCAATTTGGCTTTGTGAGTTGACTGTATGATTAGTTGTTAGTTATTAGTTGTTTGATCACAACTCACTTCTCGCGCGCAAAGAGTGCGATTGACTAACCACCAAACCTCTGTTACGAGAAATTTTCCCAAGCTTGAGCAACGACTTGGCTAAGCCAACGTCTTTGTTGTAAATCTAGCAGGCTGTCGTCGGCTAGCACTTGGGCAGTTAAATCTTCTAAGGATTGACCTTGAGCACGAACAATTTTGATGACACCAGCGATCGCAGCAGCAACCATTTCTTCATCAATCGGTTTTTGTCTCAAGGCAACAATTTCTTGTGGGCTGTCTGGAATGGGATAATTCATGGCGTGTGTTTACAAAAACAAAGAATGAACAAGAAATCTGAAAAAGTCTTAATATTTCTTTACTAAACAGGAAAGAGACAGATAGGGCGGATAGTACTATACTCTATTCCTTTATAAAATCTGTCTCAATACATAGATTTATCGGAGATTTGACAAAAAAATGCAAGAGATTCTTTACCTGGAAATTTCCACTTCTGATACAACCGCTGTGTGTAACTGGTTGCATACTGATTTTGAACCGGGAACTGGTGAAAAAGTCCTAACTGCGCAAGGCTTTCGCCTAAGAGTTTCTAATACTACAACTAGCACGGAAATTATTTCGGAAAAGTTACCTAGTGAACTTTCCGTCTTTATCTGGTCAGTGCAGCGAACTACGTATTTAAAAGTATTCCGTTGGGCAGACAAACCCTTCCCCAGAGAGCAACAAATTCTGCAAAAGCTCACTACTGGGATAAGAAGGCGCTTTCCCCATGAATACCCTGAACCTCCAACGATTAATTTATCTGAGCAATCGATTTTTGAGGCACTTGCTCCATACTATCCTCTAACTGTCAAATATTTTCAAAAAATGCCCAATGGCGAATATGACCTGAAGCGAGTCTACTGGTGGGAGCAACGATGGCGTGAAGGTGTGCGCAATCCTCAGCAACCGCGTCAGGTAGTGTTCTCCCATAGAAGTAAAGCAGGTGAGACAGCGCTGCGGGAGGGGAGCCAGTGCGTTGCGGAGCCAGTGCTGAAGACGGGTTTCCCGTCGCAGGCATCTGGCGTTGGGGTTCCCCCCGTTGTAGCACCTGGCGTTTTCCCTCCGCAGGCGACTGCGAACCCGAAGGGGCAGCACACAGAAGACTTTTCTCCTTTGCCTGAGCAATACGACCTCATCTACATCGGTGGGGCGCTTGGCGTTATCCATGCAGCAGTCATGGCAAGACTGGGTTACCGAGTGCTGCTGATTGAACGGATGCCTTTTGGACGAATGAACCGAGAATGGAATATTTCCCGTGATGAGATTCAAAGTTTGATTAACCTAGGTTTGGTAACGACAGCAGAATTGGAATCAATCATTGCGCGGGAGTATAAAGATGGATTTAATAAGTTCTTTGATGCCAATAACCCCAAGAAGCTAAAAGCACCTGTTTTGCATACGCCCACAGTACTAAACGTGGCTTTAGATTCCGAAAAATGGTTGCATATGTGTGGGCAAAAGCTACGAGCAGCAGGCGGTGAAATCTGGGATGAAACAGAGTTTATCCGGGCAGATGTGTATGATACACAAGTTGTGCTAACTGTCAATAATTTGACCAATCAAACTCCAAAGCAAGTGAGTGGGCGATTGTTAGTAGATGCGATGGGAACCGCTTCACCAATTGCATGGCAATTGAATGGTGGTCGTGCTTTTAACAGTGTTTGCCCGACTGTAGGAGGAGTGGTTTCGCGTGGATTTGAGCCTGGAGTATGGGATTCTCAGTACGGGGATGTTCTCTACAGTCATGGGGATATTTCGCGAGGACGACAGTTGATTTGGGAGTTGTTTCCTGGGGCAGATGAAGAACTGACGATTTATTTATTTCATTACCACGAAGTTAATCCAAAAAATCCCGGTTCCTTATTGGAGATGTACGAAGACTTTTTCACAATTTTGCCAGAGTATCGCCGCTGCGATATGGATAAGCTGGTGTGGAAAAAGCCGACATTTGGGTATATACCAGGGCATTTTAGTGTGGGGAGTCGCGATCGCACAGTTGCTTTTGATCGCTTAATAGCCATCGGAGATGCAGCATCACTCCAGTCTCCCCTAGTTTTCACTGGCTTTGGTTCTTTAGTTCGCAACTTAGAACGTCTGACAACTCTTTTGGATACAGCTCTCAAACACGACTTGGTGAGTTTCCGGCATTTGAACCAAATTCGCGCCTTTCAAAATAATATTGCCGTCACTTGGATGTTTTCCAAAGGGATGATGGTTCCTACTGGAAAATTTATACCACCGCAGAGAATCAACTCTATGCTCAACAACTTTTTTGGGCTGTTGGCAGATGAACCCCGACAAGTGTCAGATAATTTTATCAAAGATAGATTTGATTGGTTGACCTTTAATCGACTGGCGCTGAAAGCAGCTCGCAATAACCCAGCATTGCTTCTGTGGATTTGGGAACTTGCAGGTGCCAAAGATTTACTGAGATGGACTAAAAACTATCTTGACTTTAGTCGCCATGCTCTTGTCCGCGCTTTGCTCAATGGATGGTTCCCAGGCTTCCTTCGTCGAATTGGTCCAATGCTGGAACAACGATATCCAGCATTATGGTTACAGCTATTAGCGATTAACTATTCTCTCACAGCAGGCATTGCACGTCCGCAAAATCTAGTCCCTCAGGTGACATCGAAAGCCAGACTTGAGAAGCCAGAAGTTATTTAGTTATTAGTCAATAGTGAGCGCTGGCTCACTATTGGCTCTTTTGTTGAAAATTTGGTAGCTCAACAGATGCTAGAGACTTTCGCTTTTTGGGTGGACGCTGCGGATAGAGTAGTGGGGAAGGGTCGTTAGTAGCGTAATCGGTGAAGGCTTCTGCAGAGTCAGGAGTTTCTTGCAATTCGAGGGATGATGATGATTGTCCTACCTTTATCCAGTAGTCCTCAGTTTCTTCTGAAGAATCGTTAGTCGTCAATGTTTCAGTAGTTTTTGGTTCATCTTTGAGGGGTATTACAGGAGTTTCCCAAATTGCTTCACCTACTTGGATGTTATTTGCATCTTTTTCAACAGGAGGCTCAACAGATGTCGATACAGGAGGATTGGCAACAAAAAACATTTGGATAACACCATCCAACTGCTCTTCTAAGCCTGTTAATTCCAAAGATGAAACTGTTTGAATTTCTGGTTCTGGTGTGTCAACTGATTGCGTTTGTGTAAGTGTTTCTTCTGTATCTAAATCGCCAGTAGATGATGGATTTGGTGTGGAGTTATCCGATTGATTTATGGGTGAGGCTGGAGTTTGCTTTAATGCATTATCTACACCGTTTGTCAAGGGTTCTGATTCTACCGACCAAGGTCGAATTGGTTGTGCTTGGCTAAACAAAACGCTCTTGTGTCTAGAAGGTCTTGTTTGACTAGTGCTTGTGTCCTCATTCTCAAGGCAGTCGTAGCTAGGAACAGGTGTCTCCAGACACTTTTCCAGAGCTGATTTGAACTGCAGAGTCTGACGTTGTTGTCGCATGAGCCTTGTTCGTAGCTCCCGACAAGTACTTTCTGATTGCAACAGTTGGTGAGACTGATCGTTGTAGCTAGATTTCATGAAGGCACATTCTCGTTCTAGCTGTGCAAGGCGTTGTTGACTGATTTCGAGCTGAGTTTTATAATTTGAAATTAAACTTTCTTGGCGCTGAACAGTTTGTACAGCAGTTTCCAATTGTTGAAATAAGGAATTTATTTGCTCTTGACCCGCACTCAGTTCCTGGGCTTGTTGGTTAAGCATTGACTCTGTGACACTTGAGCGTTTTTTCTGCCACTGCAAAGCCATCTCCGACTCAGTTAGGGCACCTTTTAGCTCCTCTACTTTGTCATATAATTCATTGTTGGCAGAACGTAATTCTTCATTCAATTCCAGCAATTTCTTGAACTCAGCGTCTACGAGTTCTTGTTTTTCGCCCTCAGGTTCTGCAACCCAGTCTTGCTGGGGTGCATTTTCTTCTGATATAATCTGGCTTTTACGCTCCTGGTTTTCTGCTGGTGCCAATAGTGGCACTTTCGCAGTTACAGTGTTTTCACTTTTGCTAACTGAGTAAAATGGACAACTCACATGCTCAGGTTGCAGTGAATTGCTATCTAGGGGTTGAACAAAATCCCCATTGTTTGGGGTGTCAGCTTCATTGATCACTCTCTCTTCACCCACCAGCTATAAATAAAGAAGCACAGACTGCTGTAGCATTATATATAAATCCTGTCTTACCAAAATTTACTATAGAAGGCAAGTTTTGGTCCTTCTAAATTAGATTAATAAACATGAGTGAATTGTAGCTTTTCCTCGCTGGTGTCTGCAAAAGCAGTGGAGGTTGAAAAATATTCCCGTTTTTGATACTGGTCTGTGAAAACCGCGACAGTACTGCAACCAGGAGACTCGCGGTTGTTGTAGGTGAACGCGCCCGAATCGCTCAACCCATATCGCCTTTTTGGGATATGAGCCTTTAACTAGTGTAAGAAACCTTAGCAACAGCCTTAAGAAACACTGTCCCTGTTTTTTAGAGTTCCCTATTCCCTATTCCCTGTTCCCTGTGGCCTGTGTTTTTACGGTAGCCAACGGGGATGAAATCCCACCAATGGAAGCTGTTGTGGCTTGATCTCGTTTGCCGCACTAGGATCTGAGATCGGCAACAAGGGCATTAACCACAGGCTACTGGTCGCGATTGGCTGTCCTTCATCAGTTGTTAACATATTCGCTTGTGATGAGTCAGTGGGGGAAGTCTTGGGTACAACTTGGTCAACTAACAACCCCAAACCATCAGGTGCTAAACTCATCTGTACATTCCGTTGGTTAGGGGGCAATACTAGCAGTGGTTTTTGTTGCATGGTTTTGAGGTCAATTGCCACTAAATATGGTTGTTCTTGATAGAGTTCCCCTTGTAAAAGCTGTGTTAACAAACAGTAAAGCGTGGGTGAAGCAGTATCAAACTGGCAACTGAGAATTGAACCTGTGGTGCGTAACACTGGTTTTTGGACGCCTTGGTTTCTCAGCAAAAACAATTCTCGCGTGGAATCTGGATTAAACTTGACCATTGCTGCTTGCAACCCATCCGGAGAAAAAGCCTCCACCAAGCCAAACTCCGGAAAAAATTCTCGGGGTTTGCTGGCATCTCCTTGCAGAGGTAATAGCCCTATTCCCTGACCTTGGGCGATCGCTACCTCTTGACTATCCGCCGTAATCAGAAAGTCTCCTCCTGGTTGACTTTTGAGACGTTTAGGGTTTAGTTTTTCCTGAGAACTTTCGTTGTTTACGGACATAAACCACAGCCCAAAGTCACCCGGTTCATCTTTTTTTCCTCGTTGGACAACAA
This portion of the Brasilonema sennae CENA114 genome encodes:
- a CDS encoding tetratricopeptide repeat protein; protein product: MSVNESTHSDNFAWNRQVYHRLKLALSLGLRRQIFLAVCDDLNLRNQVAARLHSTLAYPVGQVLYQPSNTQEASTPAYPRLVTLRLNLSDPNLIAQINQWLSNYPPPIVGASKDNPGRSLPVPAFQIVGVEHLTKQPVAVQRLFLHYLRLTEQQLSNFESSLLLWVPRPWLYAIQQSAPQFWRYRTGVFVFAGEPTPTNQNKTSPERFSGSRSLELANVEQPILEESVIQDDFDFPTKTLVNSGQKPQEVPPSKSEKLTNQPLQEESTDKVSTKDSSLPQQTSHISKELAELVLATMNTAIAQDDEHNLQVKQILEEIEELHAQQASNVKLGAAYHHLGNLYRLRIEQGQPTLENLMVAILTYQESITHDDDSPQVPDTLNDLGTLYWMLYRTPPNSEEGQAYIEQGIEFYHLALKLISSESHPETYARVQNNLGTAYGDLARFTNPAENWQQAVLAYSEALSLRTAQIEPLKYAACQNNLGTAYWHLAQYNQPVEHLKKAIAAYKLALAYYNPEEEPLKYGMIQNNIGTAYWNIAQYEQPPENLHSAIDAYREALKYRTPANVPPACAATQNNLGTAYWHLANQSQTSKDERQKLLEQCISSYEEALTLAHSLSGMPLNFDLLATHNNLALAHFQLATDQYFDGEKATRSKHLEAALDNHLQALNGMSKQPEAYQTTFGYVVKTIRAFHSELGIQGQNLALSKVPGQLLPEILPKL
- the psb34 gene encoding photosystem II assembly protein Psb34, with product MPYTTEEGGRLNNFAREPKIYKAEIPSDGQKRNYVILGITATILVSALIFVAFSVSALG
- the thiO gene encoding glycine oxidase ThiO, coding for MTSDVLIIGGGVISMAIAIELKLRGAKVTVVSRDIQAAATHAAAGMLAPGAERISDQAMQELCTRSLYLYPDWTRKLEEFTSINTGYWSCGILAPVYQDQTRGQGEKAAKQEKSDRGRETSLPDSSSPAYWLEKEAIHQYQPGLGEEVLGGWWYPEDAQVDNRALAQALLAAAKSLGVELKEGIVVEGIQQQQRQVVGVQTSTGVLHAQHYVLAAGAWSNSLFPLPVRPVKGQMLSVKVPEFVPDLPLTRVLYGEKIYIVPRRDRRIIIGATVEDVGLTPHNTPVGIQTLLQRAIRLFPQIQNYPIQELWWGFRPATPDELPILGTSPCENLTIATGHYRNGILLAPITARLLADLILEQKTDPLLCDFHYSRFHTKSSTTPMVTYPTLKTQNSELTTENFDKSQLRNSELSTLEDSPLQIAGKTFQSRLMTGTGKYRSIEDMQQSVTASGCQIVTVAVRRVQTNAPGHEGLAEALDWTKIWMLPNTAGCQTAEEAIRVARLGREMAKLLGQEDNNFVKLEVIPDPKYLLPDPIGTLQAAEQLVKEGFAVLPYINADPMLARHLEEAGCATVMPLASPIGSGQGLKTTANIQIIIENAKVPVVVDAGIGAPSEAAQAMEMGADALLINSAIALAQNSPAMAHAMNLATVAGRLAYLAGRMPLKSYAIASSPLTGTITS
- the cimA gene encoding citramalate synthase; the encoded protein is MTANSSHQLWIYDTTLRDGTQREGLSVSIEDKLRIARRLDQLGIPFIEGGWPGANPKDVQFFWHLQEEPLQQAEIVAFCYTRRPQKTAGDDPMLQAILAAGTRWVTIVGKSWDLHVTEGLRTTLTENLAMIQDTIEYLRSQGRRVIYDAEHWFDGYKQNPDYALQTLKTAISAGAEWIALCDTNGGTLPHEMTQIVTDVVKAIPDNTQLGIHTHNDSDTAVANALAAVMAGVKMVQGTINGYGERCGNANLCSLIPNLQLKLGYTCIEDSRLSELTQTSRFVSEVVNLAPDEHAAFVGRSAFAHKGGLHVSAVERNPLTYEHIQPEQVGNCRRIVISEQSGMSNVLAKARTFGIELDKNNPATGEILQRLKALESEGYQFEAADASFELLMRQALGRRQSFFEIKGFQVHCDLVEGKETTNAVATIKVAVKNRDILEAADGNGPVAALDAALRKALRNFYPQIAEFELTDYKVRILNGHTGTAAKTRVLVESRNSHQRWTTVGVSTNILEASYQAVVEGLEYGLLLHSQAEAALSTSSGN
- a CDS encoding NAD(P)/FAD-dependent oxidoreductase, with the protein product MQEILYLEISTSDTTAVCNWLHTDFEPGTGEKVLTAQGFRLRVSNTTTSTEIISEKLPSELSVFIWSVQRTTYLKVFRWADKPFPREQQILQKLTTGIRRRFPHEYPEPPTINLSEQSIFEALAPYYPLTVKYFQKMPNGEYDLKRVYWWEQRWREGVRNPQQPRQVVFSHRSKAGETALREGSQCVAEPVLKTGFPSQASGVGVPPVVAPGVFPPQATANPKGQHTEDFSPLPEQYDLIYIGGALGVIHAAVMARLGYRVLLIERMPFGRMNREWNISRDEIQSLINLGLVTTAELESIIAREYKDGFNKFFDANNPKKLKAPVLHTPTVLNVALDSEKWLHMCGQKLRAAGGEIWDETEFIRADVYDTQVVLTVNNLTNQTPKQVSGRLLVDAMGTASPIAWQLNGGRAFNSVCPTVGGVVSRGFEPGVWDSQYGDVLYSHGDISRGRQLIWELFPGADEELTIYLFHYHEVNPKNPGSLLEMYEDFFTILPEYRRCDMDKLVWKKPTFGYIPGHFSVGSRDRTVAFDRLIAIGDAASLQSPLVFTGFGSLVRNLERLTTLLDTALKHDLVSFRHLNQIRAFQNNIAVTWMFSKGMMVPTGKFIPPQRINSMLNNFFGLLADEPRQVSDNFIKDRFDWLTFNRLALKAARNNPALLLWIWELAGAKDLLRWTKNYLDFSRHALVRALLNGWFPGFLRRIGPMLEQRYPALWLQLLAINYSLTAGIARPQNLVPQVTSKARLEKPEVI
- a CDS encoding Ig-like domain-containing protein; translated protein: MTTSKIFFQPLDRIAIGVILILSLLIGLLMLQGDGVKPNVRYFSWQNQLIAADDTSFTLTFSRPMDSKSVEDNIKIDPPLAGKVSWAGRRMVYTLMTPAPYGTTYKVQLQGAVDKFSQKEGNKNRQIQPFTGSFRTRDRIILYIGADQQDKGRLVLYNLSQERKMVLTPKDLVVMDFKPFPNGEKILFSARKLGSQDLLSTELYTVTTGISAKPEKPAQALGKVDLLLDNKEFQNLKFDLSPDGKTLVVQRGKKDEPGDFGLWFMSVNNESSQEKLNPKRLKSQPGGDFLITADSQEVAIAQGQGIGLLPLQGDASKPREFFPEFGLVEAFSPDGLQAAMVKFNPDSTRELFLLRNQGVQKPVLRTTGSILSCQFDTASPTLYCLLTQLLQGELYQEQPYLVAIDLKTMQQKPLLVLPPNQRNVQMSLAPDGLGLLVDQVVPKTSPTDSSQANMLTTDEGQPIATSSLWLMPLLPISDPSAANEIKPQQLPLVGFHPRWLP